A window of the Lolium perenne isolate Kyuss_39 chromosome 7, Kyuss_2.0, whole genome shotgun sequence genome harbors these coding sequences:
- the LOC127313497 gene encoding uncharacterized protein, which translates to MRRSSSGARVSEGGDAASSSAAAAGHHGDDAALPTFDPQSAAGRREAARTRSLGRAVHCIPVLLLFCVLVLWLASTSPVHID; encoded by the exons ATGCGGCGGTCGTCGAGCGGCGCCCGCGTGTCGGAGGGAGGGGACGCGGCCTcgtcatcggcggcggcggcgggccacCACGGCGACGACGCGGCGCTGCCGACGTTCGACCCGCAGTCGGCGGcggggcggcgggaggccgcgCGGACGCGGTCGCTGGGGCGCGCCGTGCACTGCATCCCGGTCCTGCTGCTCTTCTGCGTCCTCGTGCTCTGGCTCGCCTCCACCTCCCCGGTCCACATCG ACTGA